One region of Aminobacterium colombiense DSM 12261 genomic DNA includes:
- a CDS encoding phage tail protein codes for MIDLNAENVEHAKKALAGIKGGAEKALSRSLNKAVKGIRTDAVRSAREEYVAKAKDIRSTIRLSSSKPNTLRVSAVSRGQRIDLYKFKIRKQNAKQKRPVMVQVKNDGTMKPLFRAFVATMKSGHTSIFERVGKKQLPIVALTGPAAPTMIGSEAVRTSIEENALRRFEKELDHQIIYLMEGGR; via the coding sequence ATGATCGATTTAAACGCAGAAAATGTAGAGCATGCAAAAAAAGCATTAGCGGGAATTAAGGGAGGGGCCGAAAAGGCCCTTTCCCGCTCTTTGAATAAGGCAGTAAAAGGAATTAGAACGGACGCTGTTCGGTCGGCGCGAGAAGAATATGTTGCTAAGGCAAAAGATATACGGAGTACGATTCGTCTTTCAAGCTCAAAACCTAATACGTTAAGAGTTAGCGCAGTCTCAAGAGGCCAGCGGATTGACCTTTACAAGTTCAAGATCCGTAAACAGAACGCAAAACAAAAACGGCCGGTGATGGTGCAAGTTAAAAACGATGGAACCATGAAGCCTTTGTTCCGAGCTTTTGTTGCGACTATGAAAAGTGGCCATACCAGCATTTTCGAGCGTGTCGGGAAAAAGCAACTTCCAATAGTCGCCCTAACAGGTCCGGCTGCTCCGACAATGATTGGCTCAGAAGCAGTTCGTACGTCTATAGAAGAAAATGCCTTGCGACGTTTTGAAAAAGAGCTCGACCATCAAATCATCTACTTAATGGAAGGAGGCCGTTAA
- a CDS encoding phage major tail tube protein, producing MSNPVPEKLINFRVYLEGSIDLLGVADVELPSLEAMTETVKGAGIAGEVDSPVLGHFGSMGVTLNWRTLTEKATTLAKQRAHALDLRGSVQVYNAASGEYKTTPIKLAIRGIPKTIGLGKFDVGTTSDSSVEFEVVYLKLWYDGVPRIEIDKFNYICVIDEEDYLASVREDLGL from the coding sequence ATGAGTAACCCAGTACCTGAAAAACTAATAAATTTTAGAGTGTATCTAGAAGGTTCAATTGATTTACTTGGCGTTGCGGATGTTGAACTACCATCGCTAGAAGCCATGACAGAGACTGTTAAGGGCGCAGGCATTGCCGGAGAGGTAGATTCACCAGTGCTCGGGCACTTTGGCTCTATGGGCGTTACCTTAAACTGGAGGACTCTTACAGAGAAAGCAACTACCCTAGCAAAACAAAGAGCGCATGCGCTAGATTTACGTGGATCTGTTCAGGTTTATAATGCTGCCTCAGGAGAATACAAAACAACACCTATAAAGTTAGCCATCAGAGGTATTCCTAAAACTATCGGTTTGGGAAAGTTTGACGTTGGAACAACTTCTGATTCTAGTGTTGAATTTGAAGTCGTATACCTTAAGCTTTGGTATGACGGGGTTCCTCGAATAGAAATCGATAAGTTTAACTATATTTGTGTAATAGATGAAGAAGACTACCTAGCTTCTGTGAGAGAAGATTTAGGTCTGTAA
- a CDS encoding phage tail assembly protein produces MKHELNKPLTFEGKEYKDINVPLESLTGDDIVVAEREFVATGNAAGVAETSKAFQAYVAARAAKVPVELILSLGAKDFTAITLQVQNFLLMQD; encoded by the coding sequence ATGAAACATGAATTGAATAAGCCTCTTACATTTGAGGGGAAAGAATATAAAGATATCAATGTTCCCCTAGAATCCCTAACCGGTGATGATATTGTTGTGGCGGAGAGGGAGTTTGTGGCCACGGGTAATGCTGCTGGAGTTGCAGAGACATCAAAGGCTTTTCAGGCTTATGTGGCAGCAAGGGCAGCGAAGGTTCCAGTTGAGCTCATCCTTTCTCTAGGAGCTAAGGATTTTACGGCTATAACATTGCAGGTGCAGAATTTTTTGCTAATGCAGGACTAG
- a CDS encoding DUF2190 family protein codes for MSKEATFLQAGKVINWTNSTEANVAVGEVIPLTSIVGVAVTNIPIGAIGAVSLEGIYQMPADKTTTFAVGDKLYWDATAGNLTKTDTANVYAGICVEPKNDSTETALVKLG; via the coding sequence ATGAGTAAAGAGGCTACGTTTTTGCAAGCGGGAAAGGTGATAAATTGGACTAATAGTACCGAAGCTAATGTCGCGGTAGGTGAAGTTATACCTCTTACAAGTATTGTTGGGGTTGCTGTGACCAACATTCCGATTGGAGCTATCGGAGCGGTATCTTTGGAAGGCATTTACCAAATGCCAGCAGATAAAACAACAACGTTTGCTGTAGGAGACAAACTATATTGGGATGCCACTGCCGGAAATCTCACAAAAACTGATACTGCAAATGTGTATGCTGGTATATGTGTCGAGCCTAAGAACGATTCTACAGAAACTGCACTAGTAAAGCTGGGATAA
- a CDS encoding phage tail sheath family protein: MSYKHGVYVSEIPTAIVPPVRSDAALPVVIGSAPVNLSLDGKGKVNEPVLCYSYQEAVQALGYSANWKDYTLCEFIYSQFALYAVGPVVLINVLDPVTHKSSVPTESVTLNADGEAILKNKGVLLSSVVIKTDATTNKLNTDYVLSFNNEEECVISRIPTGTITEGATLTVEYDYLDPSAVASTDIVGGVDIATGKKKGLELINEIFPRFRLIPGQIVAPGWSDDPVVAAVMTAKASNINEHFKAIAITDIPTDEVTLYTDVAAWKNTNNYMDKLQVVCWPKLKLGDKTFHMSTHVAGVICKTDADNEDIPYMSPSNKSFQANSVVLDSGEEVWLGPDQAAYLNGQGVVTGLNFIGGWKCWGNRTGVYPSVTDPKDAFIPLRRMFNWIGNTLVQTFWQKVDYPINKRLIETIVDSANIWLNGLSARQFILGGRVEFLQEENPTTDLMDGIVKFHVYITPPTPAREIDFLLEYDPAYLQTLFA; encoded by the coding sequence ATGTCGTATAAACATGGCGTTTATGTTTCTGAGATTCCAACTGCCATTGTTCCACCAGTAAGAAGCGATGCGGCTCTGCCTGTCGTTATTGGCTCAGCTCCAGTGAATTTATCTTTAGATGGCAAGGGTAAGGTAAACGAGCCGGTTCTTTGCTACTCTTATCAAGAAGCTGTGCAAGCATTAGGCTATTCTGCAAACTGGAAAGATTACACGCTCTGTGAGTTTATATATTCGCAGTTTGCCTTATACGCCGTTGGGCCAGTTGTGCTTATAAACGTGCTAGACCCAGTGACCCATAAATCTTCAGTGCCAACAGAATCTGTAACATTAAATGCAGACGGCGAAGCCATTTTGAAAAATAAAGGCGTTCTCTTGTCTTCTGTTGTTATTAAAACCGATGCCACAACAAATAAGCTTAATACGGATTACGTTTTATCATTTAATAATGAAGAAGAGTGTGTTATTTCCCGTATACCTACAGGAACAATCACCGAAGGAGCTACTCTTACAGTTGAGTACGATTATCTTGACCCTTCTGCTGTTGCTTCGACGGATATTGTTGGAGGAGTAGACATAGCGACAGGTAAAAAGAAAGGCCTTGAGCTTATTAATGAGATATTCCCTCGATTTAGATTAATACCTGGTCAGATTGTCGCTCCTGGTTGGAGCGATGATCCCGTTGTTGCAGCAGTCATGACGGCAAAGGCAAGCAATATTAACGAACACTTCAAAGCCATTGCTATAACGGATATCCCGACAGATGAGGTAACTCTATATACAGATGTTGCTGCATGGAAGAACACGAACAATTATATGGACAAGCTTCAAGTTGTATGTTGGCCAAAGCTCAAATTAGGAGACAAGACTTTCCACATGAGCACTCATGTAGCTGGTGTTATTTGCAAAACAGACGCAGATAACGAAGACATTCCGTACATGAGCCCATCTAATAAGTCTTTCCAAGCAAATAGTGTTGTTTTGGACTCTGGGGAAGAAGTTTGGCTTGGGCCAGACCAGGCAGCCTATTTAAATGGGCAAGGTGTTGTGACAGGATTAAACTTTATTGGCGGTTGGAAGTGTTGGGGAAATAGAACTGGTGTTTACCCCTCTGTAACAGATCCCAAAGATGCATTTATACCACTACGACGCATGTTTAACTGGATAGGGAATACGTTAGTTCAAACCTTTTGGCAGAAGGTGGATTATCCCATCAACAAGCGGCTAATAGAAACAATAGTCGATTCAGCGAACATCTGGTTAAACGGATTGTCTGCGCGGCAATTTATTTTGGGTGGGCGAGTAGAGTTTTTGCAAGAAGAAAACCCTACTACGGACCTCATGGACGGTATAGTGAAATTCCACGTTTACATCACACCTCCTACTCCTGCCCGTGAAATAGATTTCCTTCTTGAATATGACCCGGCATATTTACAAACACTGTTTGCTTAG